The region GTATATGGACAAAACAGGAAGAAATGGTCTTCGTGTTGGAGATATCGAACTGGAAGATTTCAAAGAGCGTTACAGAGCTTTGGCTGACAAGCACGAAGCCATGATTGCCTTTTATGATGTTGACATTCAATACAACTTAGAAGAGTTAGAAAAAGAATTTTTTGAATCAATCGAAGATCTAAAAAAATTAGATTTCATTGATAGCGAAGAGTATTTACACCAAGCTCAAAAAGCGGGTAAATCAATCCTATGTGAAGGTGCCCAAGGGTCTTTACTTGATGTTGATTTTGGAACATATCCATTTGTAACTTCTTCTAATACAACTGCCGCTGGTGCTTGTACTGGTTTAGGAATTGCTCCAAATAAAATCAAAGAAGTTTACGGTATTTTTAAAGCTTATGTTACCCGTGTTGGAAGCGGACCGTTCCCTACGGAACTTTTTGACGAAGACGGAACTACAATGGCACGCGTTGGAAATGAATTTGGATCAGTTACTGGAAGACAAAGACGTTGTGGATGGTTAGACTTAGTTGCTTTAAAATATGCTGTTCAAATCAATGGTGTTACGCAACTGATGATGATGAAAGGTGATGTTCTTTCAGGTTTTGATACTTTAAAAGTTTGTACGGATTACAACTACAAAGGAGAAAAAATAGCACATTTCCCATACAATATCGAACCGGAAAATGTTACTCCAGTTTACCAAGAATTCAAAGGTTGGAAACAAGATTTGACAGGTATGACTACTTATGACGAATTGCCTATCGAACTAAAAGAATATATCGAGTTCATTGAAAAAGAAGTGGAAGTTCCTATCAAGATTGTTTCTGTAGGACCAGACAGAAAACAAACAATCCTTAAATAAGATTCACTAACGCTCTGAGATTTCAGAGCGTTTTTTATTACATCAATTTCCACGAATTAATTTATGTCATTTGTGGTTAAAAAACAATAAACTCAAACGCATGAACGACCCAAAAATAGAAATCAAAAAAACCGAATTACTTTCTGATAATTGGTACATTTTGAACAAAGTAACTTTTGACTACCAAAAAAAAGACAATACTTGGATAACCCAAAAAAGAGAAGTCTACGATCGCGGCAATGGCGCTGCCATTCTGCTTTACAACTCACAAAAAAAGACCGTAATCCTAACCAAGCAATTTAGACTACCTACTTATCTTAACGGAAATGAATCGGGCATGATGATCGAAGTTTGTGCTGGGCTATTAGACGAAGATAATCCTGAAGAATGTATTATCAGAGAAACCGAAGAAGAAACCGGTTACCGCATCGCTAACATTCAGAAAGTGATGGAAACCTATATGTCTCCTGGCGCCGTAACCGAAATTTTATATTTATTCGTTGGTGAATATGACCAATCAATGAAAGTTAGCGAAGGTGGTGGTGTAGAACACGAAGAGGAGAATATTGAAGTTATGGAAATGTCCTATGATGAAGCTTACGCTATGATTGAGTCGGGGCAAATAAAAGATGCTAAAACTATCCTACTGTTGCAATATGCCAAAATTAAAGGACTTATTTAGAAAATGAATTTCCATTTTATAAAAAAAGGATAATAAAGCAAAACGCTTCATTATCCTTTTTTATTTTTTAAAAAACAATCTCTTTTACTTATTGGGTTGAGGAGTCATACGCAAATAAGGTTTTATTTGTTGGTATCCCTTTGGAAATTTTAGCGGAATTTCACTGTCCGGCACCGAGGTAGAAATCACTACGTCTTCTCCGTCTTTCCAGTTGGCTGGTGTAGCAACACTATATTCTGATGTCAATTGTAAGCTGTCAATAACACGCAGAATTTCGTCAAAATTCCTTCCTGTTGACGCAGGATAAGTAAGCATTAATTTTATCTTTTTATCTGGAGCAATGATAAAAACAGATCGCACTGTAAAATGATCATTGGCATTAGGATGGATCATATCGTACAAAGTTGCCACTCGCCTATCTTCATCGGCGATAATAGGAAAATTAACCGTAGTATGCTGGGTTTTGTTTATGTCTTTTATCCATTCTAAGTGCGAAGCTAATCCATCTACGCTCAATGCAATAACTTTAGTTTCTCTCTTTTCAAACTCTTTAGAATAATTGGCTACGGTACCTAATTCGGTTGTACAAACAGGTGTAAAATCAGCCGGATGAGAAAATAATACTCCCCAAGAATCGCCTAACCATTCATGAAAATGAATTTTGCCCAGAGTTGTTTCTGCTTCAAAGTCTGGAGCTATATCTCCTAATCGTAATGTTGCCATGATAAATACCGTTTTTAAGTTACTCTAAAATTACTAAAAAAAATCTAGAGTACAAGCAAGAGTCCTTGCAAATAAAAATCTAAAAAACTAATAAACAACTACTTGAATAACTCCCCATAAAATCAAAGATAGGTTACGATAAGATACCAAAAAGCCAAGGTGATAAAAGAAAGTGGAATCCCAAAACCAATCATCATACTACTCAATCGCGGTTTTAAACCATAGGAAGAGGCTAAAATACTAGCTGTTATCATAGGCGCCATAGCCGCTTCCATAATAGCAACATGAATCATTTTGGAATTTTGGCCCAAAAGCACCACATATAAAAAATAAAATAAGGCGGGTGTCAGCAGTAGTTTAAACAAAAGGCCCAATCCTAAAAATTTCAGATGCTTGCTTTTCCGGTCAAATTGCAATTGTAAACCAACGGAAAGCATCGCCAGTGGTGTCATCACGCTACCTACTTTTTGCAAAAGCAACTGGAACAACTGATGGAAATCGAAACCAGAAAAATTCATTACACAAGCAATCAAAAAAGCAATAAATGGAGGAAAAAAAAGGATTTTTTTGGCAATAAAAATTCCGCTAGGACTACCGGAAGAATAAAGTGTTGCTACCAAAATCCCAAAAGTTGACAACACTACAAAAGTACCGGGTTGATCTACTAAAATTGCCATCTTCAAACCTTCATCTCCATACAAGGCCTGAATGATAGGAAAACCTAAAAAGGATGTGTTCCCAAAACCTGCCGTTATAATCAAACAACCTGTTAACTTCCTCGACCAACCGAACCTATTTCCCATAAACTTGAAAAACAAATAGGAAAAAAGAAAACCAATCCAAGCCACACCAATAGGATATAACAGCTGATTATTCCAATGAATCTTTGGTATATAATACAAAGCCAAAGCAGGAAGGCAAACAAAAATTACAATCTTATTTAATAATTTATAGGTATTGGTAGGAAAGCATTTTACACGTTGTAAAACAAGCCCTAGAAATAAGAAAAAAAAGATTAATATAAAGTTATACATGTCCCCACAAATATATTTACTAATTTGAAAATATCATAGAGTACAAACAAAAACCTCACAGTAGAACTATAGAATTCATTTCTTAATTTTTTAAGTAAGGATTAACTAAATTATCCGCATAAAAAACAAAAAAAAATAAATAATTCATGTTTAAGTACTAATTTTACTAAAATGACTTTAAGTTTTGGAAAACGATAAAAACAAACATTCTGCTTTAAACGAAAAAGCCGGTATTACCGCCCCAGAAATCATCAGCCCTGTGGTTGTAAAGAACATTCAAAAGTTCAGAAACAAGCAACCCTCTTCAAAAGAACTGATTGACGGAATTTTGTCTGGCAATATAACCGCTTTAAGCCGTGCGATTACTTTGGTCGAAAGCACCAATCCGGAGCATTTGACCAAAGCCAATGAAGTCATTAATGCCTGTCTCTATCATGCTAATAAATCTGTCCGCATAGGAATCACGGGAGTTCCCGGCGTAGGGAAAAGCACTTTTATAGAAGCTTTCGGGAAACATTTGACCGGCTTAGGAAAAAAAGTGGCGGTTCTGGCGGTCGATCCCAGCAGTACGATATCTCACGGAAGCATTCTGGGCGATAAAACCCGAATGGAAGAATTGGTCAAAGACCCCAACGCTTACATAAGACCCTCGGCTTCTGGCGAAACCCTAGGCGGTGTGGCACGGAAAACGCGTGAAACCATAACGCTTTGTGAGGCCTGCGGTTTTGACACTATTATTATAGAAACTGTAGGTGTAGGACAGAGCGAAACTGCGGTTCACAGCATGGTCGATTTCTTTTTACTGCTAAAAATCGCTGGAGCTGGTGATGAATTGCAAGGTATAAAACGTGGAATTATGGAAATGGCGGATGCGATTGTCATCAACAAGGCCGATGGCGATAACATCAAAAAAACTAAACTGGCAAAAACAGAATTTAACAGAGCATTGAATCTTTTTCCGGCAAAAAAATCAGGATGGATTCCCACAACAACAACCTGTAGTGCCATTACCCATGAGGGAATTCCAGAAATTTGGAAAACCATTGATAAATATATCAAACAGACAAAAGAGAATACTTATTTTGACACAAAACGTGCTGAACAAAATGAATATTGGATGCTTGAAACCATCAATGAGCAATTAAAATTGAACTTCTTTAATAATCCTGAAATTCAAAAGCTATTAGATTCTACTAAAAAAGCGGTGCAAAATGATGAAACATCACCTTTTGCAGCCGCCCAAATTTTATTAGAAAAGTATTTCAAATAAATTATTATTCTTTCTCGTAACGTTCCATTTCTCGGTCGTAGAAAGTGTTTGCTTGCTCAATCAAACCTTCCATTTCCGCATTCAATTCAGCCTCATCCAGATCTTCCGCTTCTTCCATGAATTCCACCTCATCGTCTTTTAAATTGATGATAAATCTTGGATAATCTAAGTGTATGATAAAAATATCATCGGGAAAATCAGTGTTGTCCCCCAGTAAAAATTTTGGTAATTCCATGTTATATTTATTTATTAATGCTGTTGTTTTCGTTACTCAAAATCAGATTTCTTGTCAATCGCGCAAAGCGAATATACAAAAATAAAGCGGCTGCAGTCAATCCGGCCAAAAGCCCAATCCAGATTCCCACCGCCTTCAAATCAGTGTACAATCCCAAGTAAATAGAAATTG is a window of Flavobacterium acetivorans DNA encoding:
- a CDS encoding peroxiredoxin, with amino-acid sequence MATLRLGDIAPDFEAETTLGKIHFHEWLGDSWGVLFSHPADFTPVCTTELGTVANYSKEFEKRETKVIALSVDGLASHLEWIKDINKTQHTTVNFPIIADEDRRVATLYDMIHPNANDHFTVRSVFIIAPDKKIKLMLTYPASTGRNFDEILRVIDSLQLTSEYSVATPANWKDGEDVVISTSVPDSEIPLKFPKGYQQIKPYLRMTPQPNK
- a CDS encoding adenylosuccinate synthase produces the protein MTVDLLLGLQWGDEGKGKIVDVLTSKYDIIARFQGGPNAGHTLEFDGIKHVLRTIPSGIFHANNVNIIGNGVVIDPVVFKGEIDGLAKFNLDLKSKLIISRKAHLILPTHRLLDAASEASKGKAKIGSTLKGIGPTYMDKTGRNGLRVGDIELEDFKERYRALADKHEAMIAFYDVDIQYNLEELEKEFFESIEDLKKLDFIDSEEYLHQAQKAGKSILCEGAQGSLLDVDFGTYPFVTSSNTTAAGACTGLGIAPNKIKEVYGIFKAYVTRVGSGPFPTELFDEDGTTMARVGNEFGSVTGRQRRCGWLDLVALKYAVQINGVTQLMMMKGDVLSGFDTLKVCTDYNYKGEKIAHFPYNIEPENVTPVYQEFKGWKQDLTGMTTYDELPIELKEYIEFIEKEVEVPIKIVSVGPDRKQTILK
- the nudK gene encoding GDP-mannose pyrophosphatase NudK gives rise to the protein MNDPKIEIKKTELLSDNWYILNKVTFDYQKKDNTWITQKREVYDRGNGAAILLYNSQKKTVILTKQFRLPTYLNGNESGMMIEVCAGLLDEDNPEECIIRETEEETGYRIANIQKVMETYMSPGAVTEILYLFVGEYDQSMKVSEGGGVEHEEENIEVMEMSYDEAYAMIESGQIKDAKTILLLQYAKIKGLI
- a CDS encoding AEC family transporter → MYNFILIFFFLFLGLVLQRVKCFPTNTYKLLNKIVIFVCLPALALYYIPKIHWNNQLLYPIGVAWIGFLFSYLFFKFMGNRFGWSRKLTGCLIITAGFGNTSFLGFPIIQALYGDEGLKMAILVDQPGTFVVLSTFGILVATLYSSGSPSGIFIAKKILFFPPFIAFLIACVMNFSGFDFHQLFQLLLQKVGSVMTPLAMLSVGLQLQFDRKSKHLKFLGLGLLFKLLLTPALFYFLYVVLLGQNSKMIHVAIMEAAMAPMITASILASSYGLKPRLSSMMIGFGIPLSFITLAFWYLIVTYL
- the meaB gene encoding methylmalonyl Co-A mutase-associated GTPase MeaB; translation: MENDKNKHSALNEKAGITAPEIISPVVVKNIQKFRNKQPSSKELIDGILSGNITALSRAITLVESTNPEHLTKANEVINACLYHANKSVRIGITGVPGVGKSTFIEAFGKHLTGLGKKVAVLAVDPSSTISHGSILGDKTRMEELVKDPNAYIRPSASGETLGGVARKTRETITLCEACGFDTIIIETVGVGQSETAVHSMVDFFLLLKIAGAGDELQGIKRGIMEMADAIVINKADGDNIKKTKLAKTEFNRALNLFPAKKSGWIPTTTTCSAITHEGIPEIWKTIDKYIKQTKENTYFDTKRAEQNEYWMLETINEQLKLNFFNNPEIQKLLDSTKKAVQNDETSPFAAAQILLEKYFK